A window from Aerococcus sp. Group 1 encodes these proteins:
- a CDS encoding ABC transporter ATP-binding protein — MKAIELINVSKSFQDGDQMIVALKPTNFSVSDGEFVAIVGPSGSGKSTFLTLSGGLQSPSQGEIRVKGQAFSSLKEKDRAKRRFQEIGFILQASNLIPYLTVKDQLRLVDKIQGHSQAAYAQDLFQELEVDQLLNKYPADLSGGERQRVAIARALYPDPTIILADEPTASLDSQRAYEVVNILARESKEKNKAIIMVTHDTRLIKHCDRVFEMRDGVLEESH; from the coding sequence ATGAAAGCAATCGAATTAATAAATGTCTCTAAATCCTTTCAAGACGGCGATCAAATGATAGTGGCCTTAAAGCCGACTAATTTTTCCGTGAGTGACGGAGAATTTGTCGCCATTGTTGGTCCCTCAGGTTCAGGGAAGTCGACCTTCTTAACCCTGAGTGGCGGTTTACAAAGTCCAAGTCAGGGTGAGATTAGGGTCAAGGGCCAAGCCTTTTCCAGTTTAAAGGAAAAAGACAGAGCGAAGCGCCGTTTCCAAGAAATTGGCTTTATCTTACAAGCTTCTAACTTAATTCCCTATTTAACGGTTAAAGATCAATTACGCTTAGTCGATAAAATCCAAGGCCACAGTCAAGCAGCCTATGCCCAAGATCTATTCCAGGAATTGGAAGTGGACCAATTATTAAATAAATATCCAGCCGATTTGTCAGGTGGGGAACGGCAAAGGGTAGCCATCGCTCGGGCTCTATATCCTGATCCTACTATCATCCTGGCTGATGAGCCGACTGCTTCCTTAGATAGTCAAAGAGCTTATGAAGTGGTCAATATATTAGCTCGGGAAAGTAAGGAGAAGAATAAGGCCATCATTATGGTTACCCACGACACTCGTTTAATTAAGCATTGTGACCGAGTCTTTGAAATGCGGGATGGTGTCCTAGAGGAAAGTCATTAA
- a CDS encoding transglycosylase domain-containing protein, which translates to MIKRLLGYVLVLGLLSLALAMGVASGFFLGLTEDLPNPSPEEMASQIQNLEEVSILTYNDDSLIDEVRSDLVRKNVQLEEISPQIVHGLVATEDEHFFKHHGVVPSAILRAIVSQVLGGSSSGGSTITQQLVKQRFLSNEVSFERKAKEMLLANRLENYFSKEQILESYLNTSPFGRNNKGENIAGIEAAAEGIFGKSADQVNLPQAAFLVGMPQNPYTYTPYDSEGQLKSPEGLNYGVERMQEVLDRMRLENYISQEDYEKAKNYDIKSDFIQADSQVDELDSSTSQKNTYLYQQVEKQSLKLLMQRFMAMDGVSEEDIQADDNLRSEYQQRADSYYRNGGLTVKTTVDPNIYQLLNQTVANQAGSLGQTYMAYQNNPEAGESEAIPLPVQTGNVLIENASGRILGFVGGIDFDQNQVDHAFDMRRSPGSMFKPLLTYGPAIQEGLAFPSTLIADTPIRIQQADGSYYEPSNYGNNISNQLVTFRHALANSLNNPTIYLYQHLLKHGVDIQAYVDRLGLDQAVTENEVKDNVALSIGGTQTGPTVVELAAAFATFANGGQSISPYLIESISDSNGNFIYQHQNHQEPVFDKESSDIMIDVLKDTHRTGTFQPYSGGLNAFSDIYMKTGTSEDFNDHWIGGSSPRITLMSWIGYDNTYQRHTLNDDGNASFGNPVERHAKHWLSLLNQLNNYDPQMMGSSETFSPSQHLVRQKVVKETGTLPGSFTGPYNTQYRIPISQASEEGLFPNQAAIPKAQFDFAIGASLEEQVHALEPYRIKNNSQVNQKVNEILDLYEQTHQKED; encoded by the coding sequence GTGATCAAACGCCTACTAGGCTATGTCCTGGTTCTGGGCCTACTTAGTTTAGCCTTAGCTATGGGGGTAGCTAGCGGATTTTTCTTAGGATTAACCGAAGATCTTCCCAACCCCTCCCCTGAGGAGATGGCTAGCCAAATTCAAAACTTGGAAGAAGTCTCGATCCTCACCTACAATGACGATTCCCTGATCGATGAAGTCCGCAGTGACCTGGTGAGAAAGAATGTCCAATTAGAAGAGATTTCACCACAGATCGTTCACGGCCTGGTGGCTACTGAAGATGAACACTTTTTTAAACACCATGGTGTAGTCCCCAGTGCTATCCTGCGTGCAATCGTCTCCCAAGTTCTAGGCGGTTCCTCCTCGGGGGGCTCAACCATTACCCAGCAATTGGTCAAGCAACGCTTCTTATCTAATGAAGTTTCCTTTGAACGTAAGGCTAAAGAAATGCTCTTAGCCAACCGTTTAGAAAATTATTTTTCTAAGGAACAAATCCTGGAATCCTATCTTAATACCTCTCCTTTTGGTCGTAACAATAAAGGTGAAAATATTGCTGGCATTGAGGCAGCTGCTGAAGGTATTTTTGGTAAAAGCGCCGACCAAGTCAATTTACCCCAGGCCGCCTTTTTAGTGGGGATGCCCCAAAACCCTTATACTTATACTCCTTATGATAGCGAGGGTCAATTAAAATCCCCAGAAGGCCTTAATTACGGTGTGGAACGGATGCAGGAAGTTCTAGACCGGATGCGCTTAGAAAATTATATTAGTCAGGAAGACTACGAAAAAGCTAAAAACTACGATATAAAAAGTGACTTTATCCAGGCCGACAGCCAAGTTGATGAGCTAGATTCCAGCACTAGTCAGAAGAATACTTATCTCTACCAACAAGTGGAAAAGCAAAGCCTTAAGCTCCTCATGCAGCGTTTTATGGCTATGGATGGAGTCAGTGAAGAAGATATTCAAGCCGATGACAACCTCCGTAGCGAATACCAACAACGGGCCGATTCTTATTACCGTAATGGTGGACTAACCGTTAAGACCACAGTTGATCCTAATATCTATCAGCTTCTTAACCAAACGGTCGCCAACCAAGCCGGTTCCCTGGGACAAACTTATATGGCCTATCAAAATAATCCAGAAGCCGGTGAAAGCGAAGCCATCCCCCTCCCTGTCCAGACGGGCAACGTCCTTATCGAAAATGCCAGCGGACGAATTTTAGGCTTTGTTGGAGGGATTGACTTCGACCAAAACCAAGTGGACCATGCCTTTGACATGCGACGATCACCAGGTTCCATGTTCAAACCCCTGCTGACTTATGGACCAGCTATCCAAGAGGGCTTAGCCTTTCCAAGTACCCTAATCGCTGATACCCCTATTCGTATCCAGCAAGCCGATGGATCCTACTATGAACCATCCAACTATGGAAATAATATTTCCAATCAGTTGGTGACCTTCCGCCATGCCCTGGCCAATTCCTTGAATAATCCGACCATTTATCTCTACCAACACCTTTTAAAACATGGTGTCGATATCCAAGCTTATGTGGATCGTTTAGGCCTAGACCAAGCCGTTACGGAAAATGAAGTCAAGGATAATGTCGCCCTATCCATTGGAGGAACCCAAACAGGCCCGACTGTCGTTGAATTAGCGGCGGCTTTTGCAACTTTTGCTAACGGCGGCCAAAGCATCAGCCCTTACCTCATTGAAAGCATTTCTGATAGTAATGGGAACTTTATTTATCAACATCAAAATCACCAAGAACCTGTCTTTGATAAAGAAAGCAGTGATATCATGATTGATGTCTTGAAAGATACCCATCGGACCGGGACTTTCCAACCATATAGTGGCGGTTTGAATGCTTTTTCGGATATTTATATGAAAACAGGGACCTCAGAGGATTTCAATGACCATTGGATTGGAGGCTCAAGCCCAAGGATTACGCTCATGTCATGGATTGGTTACGATAATACTTACCAGCGCCATACCTTAAATGATGACGGCAATGCCAGTTTCGGTAATCCGGTAGAACGTCACGCCAAACACTGGTTGAGCCTGCTCAATCAGTTGAATAACTATGATCCACAAATGATGGGTTCCAGCGAAACTTTCTCCCCTTCCCAACACCTGGTCCGCCAAAAAGTAGTCAAAGAAACCGGAACACTCCCCGGTAGCTTTACAGGACCTTACAATACCCAATACCGGATTCCAATCAGTCAAGCTAGTGAAGAAGGGCTCTTTCCTAATCAAGCTGCTATCCCCAAGGCTCAATTTGACTTTGCCATTGGAGCCAGCTTAGAAGAACAAGTCCATGCCCTAGAGCCCTACCGAATCAAAAACAACAGTCAAGTCAACCAAAAAGTCAATGAAATCTTAGACCTCTATGAACAAACTCACCAAAAAGAGGACTAA
- the trpX gene encoding tryptophan ABC transporter substrate-binding protein: MKKITSFGVILITALAVLFLAMPTLIQHRTASENQAKTNVSQEDIKDTDHKIRIGLLQLTEHPALDDIRQGVYDQLAERGYVNGENVEIDFANGQGDQNNLKMLSDKMVSDGAEYLVGIATPAAQALKNVANDQVPVVMAAVSDPVGAGLVKDLDQPGFQVTGVRDVPPVKEQFDLIKRVMPDIKTVGIIYNSSETNAQNNVRMAKEHAKELGLNVVEKTITSTNDLAQVAEQLAQEVEAIWVPNDNSIASSMNTLISVTDHYKIPVFPVVDTMVVDGGMATVGLNQYQLGVDSANVLADLIEGADPRNYSVVIPEKKALTINSKKANELGIEIPSDVVDEATDVAKEGK, encoded by the coding sequence ATGAAAAAGATTACAAGTTTTGGAGTTATTTTAATTACTGCTTTAGCCGTTTTGTTCTTGGCCATGCCAACTTTAATTCAACACCGGACCGCCAGTGAAAACCAGGCAAAAACCAATGTCAGTCAAGAAGATATCAAAGACACTGACCATAAGATTCGCATCGGACTTTTACAACTAACAGAACACCCAGCCTTAGATGATATTCGTCAAGGGGTCTATGACCAACTGGCTGAGCGGGGTTATGTTAATGGTGAAAACGTTGAAATTGACTTTGCCAATGGTCAAGGTGACCAAAATAATCTGAAAATGTTATCCGATAAAATGGTTTCTGATGGTGCTGAATACTTGGTTGGTATTGCCACCCCTGCGGCCCAAGCCCTAAAAAATGTAGCCAATGACCAAGTACCTGTAGTAATGGCAGCTGTTTCTGACCCAGTTGGGGCTGGCTTAGTTAAAGATTTAGACCAACCAGGCTTCCAAGTGACTGGGGTCCGTGATGTCCCACCGGTCAAGGAACAATTTGACCTGATTAAACGTGTGATGCCAGATATTAAAACGGTGGGAATTATTTACAATTCTTCTGAAACTAATGCCCAAAATAATGTCCGCATGGCCAAAGAACATGCCAAAGAATTAGGCTTGAATGTGGTTGAAAAAACCATCACTTCGACCAACGACCTGGCCCAAGTGGCTGAACAATTGGCCCAAGAAGTGGAAGCCATCTGGGTACCTAATGACAACTCGATTGCTTCTTCAATGAACACCTTAATTTCGGTTACTGACCATTATAAAATTCCAGTCTTCCCAGTGGTTGACACCATGGTTGTTGACGGTGGGATGGCCACAGTTGGACTCAACCAATACCAATTAGGGGTTGATTCAGCCAATGTCCTTGCTGACTTGATTGAGGGTGCTGACCCAAGAAATTATTCCGTTGTTATTCCAGAGAAGAAGGCCTTAACCATTAATTCTAAGAAGGCTAATGAATTAGGCATCGAAATTCCAAGTGATGTTGTCGATGAAGCTACTGACGTGGCAAAGGAGGGTAAATAA
- a CDS encoding ABC transporter ATP-binding protein — MSQVLKLNNINKTFNPGTLDAFHALKGIDLSVNQGDFITIVGGNGAGKSTLLNAIAGTFALDSGEIFLEEKDITTKSEEERAGSISRVFQDPKMGTAPRMTVAENLALAAKRGQKRGLSMAITNDKEAYFSQTLSQIGLGLENRLNAEMGKLSGGQRQSIALLMATIVKPKLLLLDEHTAALDPKTSRRILELTNQQVQEENLTALMITHNLQDALTYGNRMILLHHGEIIRDFTQEEKENLSSQELYTIMEDLV, encoded by the coding sequence ATGAGTCAAGTATTAAAGCTTAATAACATCAATAAAACCTTTAATCCCGGAACCCTGGATGCCTTTCATGCTTTGAAAGGCATTGACCTTTCAGTGAACCAGGGAGACTTCATTACCATTGTCGGGGGGAATGGTGCGGGGAAATCCACCTTACTCAATGCCATTGCGGGAACCTTTGCCTTAGATAGTGGCGAAATCTTCTTGGAGGAGAAGGATATTACCACTAAGAGTGAAGAAGAGCGGGCAGGATCGATTTCTCGTGTCTTCCAAGATCCTAAAATGGGAACCGCTCCACGGATGACCGTCGCTGAAAACTTAGCCCTGGCTGCTAAACGAGGGCAAAAGCGGGGCTTAAGTATGGCTATTACCAATGACAAAGAGGCCTATTTCAGCCAAACTTTATCGCAAATTGGTCTGGGCCTTGAAAACCGCTTGAATGCTGAAATGGGGAAATTATCCGGTGGACAACGTCAATCCATTGCCTTATTAATGGCTACCATCGTTAAGCCCAAACTCCTCTTGTTGGATGAACACACGGCAGCTTTGGACCCTAAGACCTCACGTAGGATTTTAGAGCTCACCAACCAACAAGTGCAAGAAGAGAATCTCACCGCTCTAATGATCACCCACAACTTACAAGATGCCTTAACCTATGGCAATCGGATGATTTTACTCCATCACGGAGAAATAATCCGCGACTTCACCCAAGAAGAAAAAGAAAATCTATCCAGCCAAGAACTCTACACAATAATGGAAGACTTGGTATAA
- a CDS encoding aminopeptidase C: MINQELIQQFHEKYHSDPKNAASEHAIREVGINKASVNYQVRQEHDFKFSEETKRGKITNQKQSGRCWMFAALNTARVSTMEKLNLETFEFSQSYTLFWDKLEKANFFLTSIIDTVDEAQDSRLVWHLLQTPCEDGGQWEMFADILKKYGSVPKEVMPETFHSSNTHLLDEVLETKLREFAARLRQMHQAGKSKADLEAKRDEQLYFIYNVLVKALGEVPSQFTYQYRDKDDQFHRIEDITPQEFFQKYTNLEVNDMVSLLNAPTADKPYHKTYTVDYLGSIVEGEPIKYLNVPIEALKDAAIKAIKDGYPVWFGSDVGKMSERELGLMDTKMYRYQDTLGENYTLNKAERLDYSVSLLTHAMVLVGVNLDKEGKPTHWKVENSWGKKVGDEGIFSMSDEWFDEYTFQITLPSRYVDEKLLEEYQQEPVHLKPWDPMGSLAKVY; the protein is encoded by the coding sequence ATGATTAATCAAGAATTAATTCAACAATTCCATGAAAAATATCATTCTGACCCAAAAAATGCTGCCAGCGAGCATGCCATTCGTGAAGTCGGTATTAACAAGGCCAGCGTCAATTATCAAGTTCGCCAAGAACATGACTTTAAATTTTCCGAAGAAACCAAACGTGGTAAGATCACTAACCAAAAACAAAGTGGTCGCTGCTGGATGTTCGCAGCCCTAAATACTGCCCGGGTTTCCACCATGGAAAAATTAAACCTAGAAACTTTTGAATTCTCCCAATCTTATACCTTATTCTGGGATAAGTTAGAGAAGGCTAATTTCTTCTTAACCAGTATTATTGATACCGTTGATGAAGCTCAAGACTCTCGTTTAGTTTGGCATTTACTCCAAACGCCATGTGAAGATGGGGGCCAATGGGAGATGTTCGCGGATATCTTGAAGAAATATGGTTCTGTGCCAAAAGAAGTTATGCCTGAAACCTTCCATTCCTCTAACACCCATCTCTTGGATGAAGTCTTAGAAACCAAGCTACGTGAATTTGCGGCCCGTTTACGTCAAATGCACCAAGCTGGCAAATCAAAGGCAGATTTAGAAGCAAAACGTGATGAACAACTTTACTTTATTTATAATGTTTTAGTAAAGGCCTTAGGAGAAGTGCCAAGTCAATTTACCTACCAATACCGTGACAAGGATGACCAATTCCACCGGATTGAAGACATTACTCCACAAGAATTCTTCCAAAAATATACTAATCTCGAAGTGAACGACATGGTTAGTCTCTTAAATGCACCAACTGCTGATAAACCATATCATAAGACATACACAGTGGATTATTTAGGATCAATCGTTGAGGGTGAACCTATTAAGTATCTCAACGTCCCAATTGAAGCCCTTAAAGATGCAGCTATCAAAGCCATTAAAGACGGCTATCCAGTTTGGTTTGGTTCAGATGTGGGTAAGATGAGTGAACGTGAACTTGGGTTAATGGATACCAAGATGTACCGCTACCAAGATACCTTGGGTGAAAACTATACCTTAAACAAGGCAGAACGCCTTGATTATAGTGTTAGTCTCCTAACCCATGCCATGGTTTTAGTAGGGGTTAACTTGGACAAAGAAGGCAAGCCTACCCATTGGAAAGTTGAAAATTCCTGGGGTAAAAAGGTTGGAGATGAAGGAATCTTCTCCATGTCTGATGAATGGTTCGATGAATACACCTTCCAAATCACCCTACCTAGCCGCTATGTTGATGAAAAATTATTAGAAGAATATCAACAAGAACCTGTTCACCTAAAACCTTGGGATCCAATGGGCTCTTTAGCTAAAGTTTATTAA
- a CDS encoding ABC transporter permease, with protein MFLAYKEIMHSKARYLLITGLLFLLAYLVFFLTGLSYGLAQDNRLAVDAWSADQIILASDSNHVLGKSNFEADLVNEITADQKALFSEMPGVVKLDEEGEKINVAFFGIQGDEFLKPDLVAGKMFDAPGQGVVDLTMKDQYGLEIGDSLQVANIDHPIKVVGFTKSQRFSVAPVVFTSLEDLKEIRYSDLGQLPEKDFINAVVIRGQTNHVPEDLEAISIEDFIQDIPGYRAQVVTFNFMIGFLIVIAAVVVGIFIYVLTMQKAPIFGVMKAQGIATSYIAKSVLGQSFLLASLGVAFALLATLASAYLLPAAVPFALTWEYFLLVGILIIIAAVMAALFSVRAIAKVDPLEAMA; from the coding sequence ATGTTTTTAGCTTATAAAGAAATTATGCATAGCAAGGCCCGTTACCTATTAATTACGGGACTCCTGTTTTTGCTTGCTTACTTGGTTTTCTTTTTAACCGGTTTGTCATATGGGCTGGCCCAAGACAACCGTCTAGCTGTGGATGCTTGGTCAGCTGATCAAATTATATTGGCCAGTGACAGTAACCACGTCTTGGGAAAATCGAATTTTGAAGCTGATTTAGTCAATGAAATTACCGCCGATCAAAAGGCACTCTTTTCGGAAATGCCGGGAGTAGTCAAATTGGATGAGGAGGGTGAGAAGATCAATGTTGCCTTCTTTGGGATCCAAGGGGATGAATTCCTCAAACCGGACCTTGTTGCTGGAAAGATGTTTGATGCCCCGGGACAAGGGGTAGTTGATCTTACTATGAAGGACCAATATGGTTTGGAAATTGGCGATAGTCTGCAAGTGGCTAATATTGACCACCCCATTAAAGTGGTCGGCTTTACTAAAAGCCAACGCTTTTCCGTAGCTCCAGTTGTCTTTACCAGCTTGGAAGACCTTAAAGAAATTCGCTACAGTGATCTAGGACAACTACCGGAGAAAGATTTTATTAATGCTGTCGTGATCCGTGGCCAAACCAACCATGTTCCTGAGGACTTGGAGGCCATAAGTATTGAAGACTTTATTCAAGATATTCCCGGTTACCGGGCTCAGGTAGTGACCTTTAACTTTATGATTGGTTTTCTGATTGTGATTGCAGCTGTGGTGGTTGGCATATTTATCTATGTCCTAACCATGCAAAAGGCGCCGATCTTTGGTGTTATGAAGGCTCAAGGCATTGCCACCAGCTATATTGCTAAGTCGGTTCTTGGCCAAAGTTTCCTCTTAGCCAGTCTTGGGGTGGCTTTCGCCTTGTTGGCAACTTTGGCTTCTGCTTATTTACTGCCAGCAGCGGTGCCCTTTGCTTTAACTTGGGAGTATTTCCTCCTAGTGGGCATTTTAATCATCATTGCAGCGGTTATGGCGGCTTTATTCTCGGTCAGAGCCATTGCCAAGGTTGATCCCCTCGAAGCCATGGCCTAA
- a CDS encoding alpha/beta hydrolase, translating into MKNKKGLTWLKKLGISLALLTVISLATTYFVGNYFVDYALVPNQGGQDRQVDQETKPGQTKSAVQEINANKAQAKADAKAWLDQVGDKKEAVSIRSQDGLTLSGNLFHNDSDQHKYALIVHGYQGQEADSYDIAPAFYQKGYQVLTISLRAHAPSQGQYIGMGYLDSQDLLEWVQWLIDRDSQAKIVLHGTSMGSATVLMASDKLPAAVKAVVADCGYSSIWDIFASELDKRFNLPTFPVLYMANTMARLRAGYDLREGNTVEYVAQSSLPILFIHGAADDFVPVSMARELYDAKSKGPKELYIVPEAGHAEAKYKEPTTYYQKIFQFIQDYGDENKE; encoded by the coding sequence ATGAAGAATAAAAAAGGACTCACTTGGTTAAAAAAGTTGGGCATTTCATTAGCCTTGCTGACGGTGATTTCTCTAGCGACCACTTATTTTGTAGGAAACTACTTTGTTGATTATGCCTTGGTGCCTAACCAGGGTGGGCAAGACCGCCAAGTTGACCAGGAGACAAAGCCGGGTCAGACTAAGTCAGCTGTTCAAGAAATCAATGCCAATAAGGCCCAGGCCAAAGCGGACGCTAAGGCTTGGTTAGACCAGGTAGGGGATAAAAAGGAAGCGGTAAGCATTCGCTCTCAGGACGGGCTTACTTTGAGCGGAAATTTGTTTCATAATGACTCTGACCAACATAAATATGCCTTGATTGTCCATGGTTACCAAGGCCAAGAAGCTGATTCTTATGATATTGCGCCCGCTTTTTATCAAAAAGGTTACCAGGTCTTAACGATCTCCCTAAGAGCCCATGCCCCTAGTCAGGGACAATATATTGGTATGGGGTATCTAGACAGTCAGGACTTACTAGAATGGGTTCAGTGGTTGATTGACCGCGATAGTCAGGCCAAAATTGTCCTTCACGGCACATCGATGGGGAGTGCTACCGTTCTAATGGCCTCAGACAAGCTGCCTGCAGCCGTCAAAGCGGTCGTTGCTGACTGTGGTTATTCAAGTATCTGGGATATTTTTGCTTCTGAGTTAGATAAACGTTTTAATCTCCCCACTTTTCCAGTCCTCTATATGGCTAATACCATGGCAAGACTGCGGGCGGGCTATGATTTACGCGAGGGAAACACCGTGGAATACGTGGCCCAGTCCTCCTTACCTATTTTATTTATCCACGGCGCAGCGGATGACTTTGTTCCGGTATCCATGGCCCGAGAACTCTATGATGCTAAATCCAAGGGACCTAAGGAACTCTACATTGTGCCAGAAGCTGGCCATGCCGAAGCCAAGTACAAAGAGCCCACCACTTATTACCAGAAGATCTTCCAATTTATTCAAGACTATGGGGATGAAAATAAAGAATAA
- a CDS encoding ABC transporter permease → MDLITSALSEGSIWAVMGLGIYISFRILNAPDMTTEGSFTLGAALGVQAIHFGIHPLIAILISFLGGMAGGAITGLLTTKLSINPLLAGIITMTGLYSVNLKIMGSANISLTGQKTLKTLLEPLNLGRNIDTIVIGLVVSAIVICLMSLFFKTEMGQALIATGDNLVMAKSLGIDTHEMTMLGYMLANGLIAVAGVLVANSNGYADISMGIGTVVIGLAAIIIGEVLFPNVSLSMRLVTIVVGSIVYRLLLGLVLMLNFEANDFKLFSAIIVGLCLAIPTIRSKMGSGRTKNTRSKEA, encoded by the coding sequence ATTGATTTAATTACTAGTGCCCTATCCGAGGGCAGTATCTGGGCTGTCATGGGACTGGGGATTTATATTTCTTTTCGGATTTTAAATGCTCCTGATATGACGACTGAAGGTTCCTTTACCCTAGGGGCGGCTTTAGGCGTCCAAGCCATTCATTTTGGTATCCATCCCCTCATCGCTATCCTGATCTCCTTTTTAGGGGGGATGGCCGGAGGTGCCATTACCGGTTTATTAACCACCAAGTTAAGCATTAACCCTTTACTCGCTGGGATTATTACCATGACCGGACTTTACTCTGTCAATCTGAAGATTATGGGATCGGCCAATATTTCTCTAACGGGTCAAAAAACCTTAAAAACCTTACTAGAACCTCTTAACCTTGGTAGAAATATCGATACCATCGTCATTGGTCTGGTGGTGTCTGCTATTGTGATTTGTTTGATGAGTCTCTTCTTTAAAACAGAAATGGGTCAAGCTCTGATTGCTACTGGGGATAATCTAGTGATGGCTAAGTCGCTAGGCATTGATACCCATGAAATGACCATGCTTGGCTACATGCTTGCTAATGGTCTAATTGCAGTGGCTGGTGTCTTAGTTGCTAACAGCAATGGTTACGCCGACATTTCCATGGGGATTGGGACCGTGGTGATTGGCTTAGCTGCAATCATTATCGGCGAAGTACTCTTCCCCAACGTCAGCCTATCCATGCGTTTAGTAACCATAGTGGTTGGTTCAATTGTTTATCGTTTACTCCTCGGTCTTGTCCTCATGCTGAATTTTGAAGCCAATGACTTTAAGCTCTTCTCAGCCATCATCGTGGGTCTTTGCTTGGCTATTCCAACGATTAGAAGCAAAATGGGAAGCGGCCGGACCAAGAATACTCGCAGTAAGGAGGCTTAA
- a CDS encoding YebC/PmpR family DNA-binding transcriptional regulator has protein sequence MSGHNKWSKIKNTKGAEDAKRAKIFQKLSREIYMAVKQGGPDADANPSLRMVMDKAKAANMPKTNIERAIDKGSNTAGGEDYDEVTYEGYGPNGIAVFVETLTDNTNRTLTNVRTIFNRNGGSLGESGSVAYMFDRKGYLAIEREDLDVDEETMFMDAIDAGAEDLQTSDEVFEIYTEANDFGAVRDALEEKGYKLATSELTMVPKTMIDLPDDKKATFETLIEKLEDDDDVQNVYYNTELDA, from the coding sequence GTGTCGGGACATAATAAGTGGAGCAAAATTAAAAATACTAAGGGCGCTGAAGACGCAAAACGCGCTAAGATCTTCCAAAAATTATCGCGTGAAATTTATATGGCGGTAAAACAAGGTGGACCAGATGCGGATGCTAACCCATCACTTCGTATGGTTATGGACAAAGCTAAAGCAGCAAACATGCCTAAGACCAACATTGAACGGGCCATTGATAAAGGGAGCAATACCGCTGGTGGCGAAGACTACGATGAAGTCACCTATGAAGGCTACGGCCCTAATGGGATTGCTGTTTTTGTGGAAACCTTAACCGACAATACCAACCGTACCTTAACCAACGTGCGGACCATCTTTAACCGTAACGGGGGTAGCCTAGGTGAAAGTGGCTCAGTGGCTTATATGTTTGACCGCAAAGGCTATCTCGCTATTGAACGTGAAGACTTAGACGTTGATGAAGAAACCATGTTCATGGATGCTATTGACGCAGGTGCCGAAGACTTACAAACTTCCGACGAGGTCTTTGAAATTTATACCGAAGCCAATGACTTTGGGGCAGTCCGTGATGCCCTAGAAGAAAAAGGCTATAAACTAGCAACATCTGAATTAACCATGGTGCCAAAAACCATGATCGACCTACCAGATGACAAGAAAGCAACTTTTGAAACTCTCATTGAAAAATTAGAAGACGACGATGACGTTCAAAACGTCTATTACAACACCGAACTAGATGCCTAG